A portion of the Leucoraja erinacea ecotype New England chromosome 9, Leri_hhj_1, whole genome shotgun sequence genome contains these proteins:
- the chrm5b gene encoding muscarinic acetylcholine receptor M5b, whose product MGSDPFRNGSLTGNSSNQQEGHSLLKVVSIATITAIVSFITIIGNILVIVSFKVNSQLKTVNNYYLLSLACADLIIGVFTMNLYASYILMGHWSLGNLTCDLWLALDYVASNASVMNLLLISFDRYFSVTRPLTYRAKRTPKRAGIMIGLAWLISFILWAPAILCWQYLVGKRTVPSNECQIQFLSEPIITFGTAIAAFYVPVSVMTILYYRIYKETERRTKDLAELQASNLASEDEVHVSKMIRSTSCFGCVSHKLSRRERSQVSWSSNRSTTVTLRSTQAKNVTDEWLESDNKDSFANYPMSEEDGRLTPKSTSSVTQGEEQIDEYTGEDDANVSLEEEASAINNYENQNHLAIPVKKQKDKNYISYKGHKLAVKNGSSSSTSDTSNGCTGLKGTPPEPEVPCMRNMDQNLRLQITKRKRLVLIKEKKAAQTLSAILLAFIITWTPYNIMVLVSTFCSDCIPQSLWHLGYWLCYVNSTVNPMCYALCNKTFRTTFKMLLLFQWKRK is encoded by the coding sequence ATGGGATCAGATCCTTTCCGGAATGGATCTCTGACTGGTAACAGCTCCAACCAACAGGAAGGGCACAGCCTTTTGAAAGTAGTATCAATTGCCACTATTACTGCTATAGTAAGCTTCATAACAATAATAGGCAATATTTTGGTAATTGTGTCATTTAAAGTGAACAGCCAGCTAAAAACTGTGAACAATTATTACCTGTTAAGTTTGGCCTGTGCTGATCTCATCATAGGAGTGTTTACAATGAACCTCTACGCTTCTTATATATTGATGGGTCACTGGTCACTGGGAAATTTGACGTGTGATTTGTGGCTTGCACTGGATTATGTGGCCAGTAATGCCTCCGTCATGAATTTGCTCCTTATTAGCTTCGATCGGTATTTCTCAGTCACACGGCCATTAACCTACAGGGCTAAACGAACCCCGAAAAGGGCTGGTATCATGATTGGTCTGGCATGGTTAATATCCTTTATATTGTGGGCACCTGCTATTTTATGCTGGCAATACCTAGTTGGAAAAAGAACTGTCCCTTCAAATGAATGTCAGATACAATTTTTGTCTGAACCTATTATTACATTTGGTACTGCGATAGCCGCTTTCTACGTCCCAGTGTCGGTGATGACGATACTGTACTATCGCATCTATAAAGAGACTGAAAGACGCACTAAGGACCTGGCGGAACTGCAAGCATCGAATCTCGCCTCGGAAGATGAAGTTCACGTTTCCAAAATGATTCGATCTACATCTTGCTTCGGATGTGTAAGCCACAAACTTTCACGCAGGGAAAGGTCCCAGGTATCGTGGTCTTCAAACAGAAGCACAACAGTAACCCTAAGATCCACACAGGCCAAAAATGTCACAGACGAATGGTTAGAAAGCGACAACAAAGACTCCTTTGCAAATTACCCCATGTCTGAAGAAGATGGAAGGCTCACTCCAAAATCAACCTCTTCAGTGACTCAAGGGGAAGAACAGATTGACGAGTATACTGGGGAGGATGACGCCAATGTTTCCTTGGAAGAAGAGGCTTCGGCAATAAATAATTATGAAAATCAAAATCATTTGGCGATTCCTGTAAAAAAACAGAAGGATAAAAATTACATTTCTTACAAGGGTCATAAATTAGCTGTCAAAAATGGCAGTTCCTCGTCAACCTCAGACACGAGTAATGGGTGCACCGGACTTAAAGGAACACCCCCTGAACCAGAAGTTCCATGTATGAGAAATATGGATCAAAACCTGAGGCTGCAGATCACCAAAAGAAAACGGCTGGTTTTGATAAAGGAAAAAAAGGCAGCGCAGACACTTAGTGCCATTCTACTGGCGTTCATCATTACCTGGACACCGTACAATATTATGGTGTTAGTCTCGACGTTTTGCTCGGACTGCATCCCACAATCACTGTGGCATTTGGGATACTGGTTGTGTTACGTTAACAGCACAGTCAACCCCATGTGCTATGCTTTGTGCAACAAAACCTTCCGCACCACCTTCAAAATGTTGTTACTATTTCAATGGAAGCGGAAATGA